The Nitrospira sp. sequence GTCATCGTCGGAAACTGTTTGACGTCCAAGAAATCGGCAGTGCGGAGATGCGCGTCGCGTTTTTCGTGGTTTGTGTTGATCGACTCGGCGGTGATCGTCGCTTCAATAGTTTTGAAGGTTTTGGCGTCCGCATCCATCTCGACGAATCCATGATAGTCCATGAACCGTCCCGACGTTTTTGACACCATCATATGGGCGACACGAAACTCAATCGTCGAATGATCCGGGTCGATGTCCCAACGAGTCGTTTCCGCCTCGACGCCCAGCGGGAGGAGCATCAACAGGCCCGTGATCACGACTCTCCGCATCCATCTCGCCCGGATCTTCATTTCTGCCCCTTTCGGCATCGCAGCCTCCATGAACTTTGGGTCATTTCTTCAGCGACCTCGAAGTTGGACGAGGTTTCTGAGGGTTGATGACCGCACGAGATCCCTGTCCTCCCTTCGCCCCTGTCTTCATCAGCACGTGAACATCGATGGGCTCCGATCCCAAATCCTGGGGAAACACGGGAAATGGTTGCGCGTGGAGGATGGCATGGATACCGGCCGTATCAATCTCGCGAGCCCCGGATCCTTTTTCAATCTGGATCAACTGGGCTCGTCCACCGGGATAGAGCCGAAATCGTACATGCACGGTCTCGCTGGACGGGGAATGACGGACTCGGCGCACGGCATGACTCCAGCTTCGGCTGACGAGGTGGCTCACTCGGTGCCAATAGGTTTGCGGCTGTTCCGCTGAAGGGGGCGGCAGGAGATCTTCTTCAATCACCGGTCCACTGGCCAATGGAATAGCGTCCGGCAGTGGTTCAGCTTGGTCCGTGGCCAAATCGCTGGCGCTCGATTCATTTTGATCGAGCGGCGACGGCTCCTTGTCGGGGCTCGGTGGTTCCGGTGGTTCCAACGTGACGTACACGATGCGTGTCATGATCCGCTCGAACTTCTTCTCATTGGATCTGGCGAATGTGAATTGTAGCCGTGAAATGTTCGGGTTCACCGACAGTCGGGTTGGCGGAACGGGTTCAAGGGTCGTCGTTGCCTTCATCACCATGGATGAAGGATCGGGTGTAAATGTCACGACCTGTAACTGGAAATGGCTTGATTCACAGATGGCGACCAATGGCGCATGGCCCTGGGCGACTCCGCCGAGTGTAATCGACAATTCGAGCGGTTGGCCGAGTTGGATATCCCCGGAGTGATTCGAACCGGCGAAATCGAACGTGACCCATCGTTTTCCGGAAGAAAATGCCTGAGACGCCGCAGGCCGAGAGTCTGCCCGCGCGTCGGCCTGAAGAAGCGTGAGGCCCAATACAACGATCGGAAGGCCGCAAGCCAAGATCAGACGGGTAACAGCCGGATGGACCATGGTCACGGCATCCTACTCATCGTCGGGACATCCGCGCAACCCGTTCTTTCCCTAAACCTATGTGTCGAACCGATGGAGTTAGTATAGAATAGGTTCATGCAAGCACTCGTCAAGACCGCCGCAGAACCAGGTTTGACCCTGAGGGATTGGGCTGATCCGACCCCCGGTCCACATGATGCCGTCGTGAAGGTCGCCGCTACGTCATTGTGTGGAACCGATGCGCATATCTACCGTTGGGACGAATGGGCGCAGAAGCGTATCCAGCCTCCACGCATCATCGGCCATGAATTGTGCGGCCATGTCGTCGAGGTTGGGCGTGAGGTGTCTCTCGTCAAGGTCGGTGATTACGTCGCGGCCGAATCGCACCTGACCTGTGGAGCGTGTTTCCAGTGCCGGACGGGACAGGCGCACGTGTGCAAGAATTACAAGATTCTCGGGGTCGACCGAGACGGGTCTTACGCACAGTATGTCGTGTTGCCCGAGGGGGTTCTGTGGCACACGGATTCGGGAATCCCTCCGGAGTTGGCCTGTGTGCAGGAACCGCTCGGGAATGCGGTCGACGCGGCGCTTGCTGAAGACCTCACCGGTCATACGGTGTTGATCACGGGATGTGGTCCGACGGGCCTCTTTGCCGCGGCGGTTGCGCGGACCGCCGGCGCCGCCACAATCATTGCGTCCGATGTCAGCGACTATCGGCTCGGTTTGGCGAAGCAGGTCGGGGTCGATCATGTGCTCAATGCGAAGACGGAATCACCGGAACGAGTGGGGGCGGCGATCCTCGATATGACGGGCGGTGAAGGGGTGGATGCGGCGCTGGAAATGTCAGGAAATCCCCCGGCCTTGCACCAGGCCTTCCGCGCAGTGAAGAACGGGGGACGAGTGACTCTGTTCGGCATTCCGACCGGTTCGGTGTGCTTCGATCTGCCGAACGAAATTATTTTTAAGGGCATCCGTGTCTATGGAATCACCGGCCGTCGTCTTTTCGGCACATGGTATCGGTTGGCAGGACTGTTTAAGGCGGGTCTCGATATTCGGCCGGTCGTCACACATTCTTTCCCTCTGCGAGAGTTTGCGACCGGCTTTGAATTGATCCAGTCCGGCCAATGCGGCAAAGTCGTCTTGTTCCCTTAACCGGTCAGACGGCAGGCCTTCCCGATCTTTGGCAAAGCGTCTATTCCACGTCGACGACGAACCATGGCGTATCACTCACTTAAAGCATCTCTCCAAACTCAACTTGCCGATATCAGAGCCCGCGGTCTCTATAAGGTCGAACGTCGACTGTTGAGCCCACAGGGTGCCGACATCAGAGTGGCGCAAGGTCACGCGCTGAATCTCTGCGCGAACAATTATCTGGGCTTGGCGAATCACCCGGCTATCGTGCAGGCCGCCCACAAGGGGTTGGAAACGTATGGATACGGCATGGCTTCAGTGCGGTTCATTTGCGGCACGCAGGATCTGCACAAACAGCTCGAACAGGCCGTCAGTGAATTTCTCGGTACCGAGGACTCGATCCTATACAGTTCGTGCTTTGATGCGAACGGAGGATTGTTCGAGGTCTTGGTGGATGAGCATGATGCCGTCATCAGTGATGCGTTGAATCATGCCAGCCTCATCGACGGCATCAGACTGTGCAAGGCTAAACGGTTCCGATATGCCCATTCCAACATGGCGGAACTTGAAGCTCGGCTACAGGATTCGAGTGACTGCCGCCTGCGGCTGGTCGCAACCGATGGCGTGTTCTCGATGGATGGCGATCTGGCCAAACTGGATCAGATCGTGGAGCTTGCGGAACGGTACGATGCGGCGGTGGTGGTTGATGACAGTCATGCGACCGGGGTCCTCGGTCCCAAGGGGCGGGGCACACCGGCTCATTTCGGGGTCGCCGACAGAATCGAGATCGTCACCAGCACGTTGGGGAAGACGCTCGGTGGCGCGACCGGCGGATTTACATCCGGGAAGGCCGAGGTGGTCGAGTTGCTGCGCCAACGATCGAGGCCCTATCTGTTTTCGAACGCGCTTCCCCCTCCCGTCGCGGCCGGCGCATTGTGTGCCCTGGATCTGGTGCAGCAAGGCGACCATCTCAGGGAAAGCATTCGCGCCAATGCCGCCTTCTTCCGGGAACAGCTGGCTTCGCTTGGTTTCAGGCTCGTTCCTGGCGAGCATCCGATCATCCCCGTCATGTTGGGTGACGCCGTCCTGGCCACGTCTATGGCGGAAGCGCTACTGAAAGAAGGAGTCTATGTCGTCGGGTTCAGTTATCCGGTGGTGCCGCAAGGGCAGGCACGAATCCGGACTCAAATGTCGGCTGCCCATACGACTGATCAGCTCAAGCAAGCCGTGGAGGCGTTTGCACGGGTGGGACGATCGCTCGGTGTGATCCGCTAGCTCCTTCAAGGATTTCCCCAGAATTGACATTTTGCAGTCAGGTCAGTATCCTCGCACTCTTTATTATGTGAAGGAGCAGGGGTATGAAAGTCATTCTTCAAGAGACCATGGAAGGCGTGGGTCACCTCGGCGATCTCATCAACGTCGCTGATGGATTTGCACGAAATTATCTGTTACCGCGCCGCAAGGCGGTTGAGGCCGACGGCCGTAGCATTAAAGCGTTCGAACACGTCAAGCGAGTCGCCGCTGAGAAGGCCAAGAAGGAAAAGCTGGAGATCGAGTCCTATGCCAAGAAGGTGTCGGCGGTTGCGCTGACGATCGAGGCGCAAGTCGGCAAGGACGACAAGATGTTCGGTTCCGTCACGGCCAAAGACATCGCTGAAGGATTGGCCGCCCAAGGTGTGACGGTGGATCGCCGCAAGATTCAGCTGGCGCATCCGATCAAGGAACTCGGCACCGTGGCGGTACCGATCAAGATGCCCAGAGATGTGACGGCGACGGTGACGGTTCGCGTGGTGAAGAAAGAAGAGCCTGAAGAGACTCCGGCATAGGTATTCGAATATGGAAAAGATGCTCGGCGATGCAATCGGTTCATGGGACGCACTGAAGACCGCAGACCCTGAAGTCTGCGCTGCGATCCAAGCGGAAGAAGTCCGGCAGCGGGAGAAGCTGCTCTTGATTGCGTCGGAAAATTTTGCCAGCCCCGCCGTTTTGGCGGCGCAAGGTTCCTTGCTCACCAATAAGTATGCCGAAGGGTATCCCGGCAAGCGATACTACGGCGGCTGTCAGCATGCCGACACAGTGGAAGATCTGGCGATTCAACGATGTAAAGAGATTTTCGGGGCCGAACACGTCAATGTGCAGCCGCATTCCGGTTCGCAGGCCAACATGGCGGCGTATCTGTCGGTCCTGAAGGCAGGGGACACCATTCTTGGAATGGACCTTGCCCAGGGCGGGCACCTCACGCACGGGAGCAAAGTCAACTTCTCCGGTCTCCTCTTCCGCGTCTTCTCGTATGGTGTCGATCGCCAGACCGAAATCATCGACTACGACGCCGTCCAAAAGATTGCAGAAGAATGCCGCCCCAGGATGATCGTGGTCGGGGCCAGCGCCTATGCCCGCGTGCTGGATTTTCCTCGATTCCAAAGGATTGCCAAATCGGTTGGAGCCTATCTGCTGGTCGATATCGCCCATATCGCCGGACTCATTGCAGCGGGGCTTCATCCGAATCCCGTTCCCTACGCGGACTTCGTCACGACGACGACCCATAAGACGTTGCGCGGTCCGCGCGGGGGCGTCACGATGTGTAAGGCCGAACATGCGAAGGCGGTCGATAAACTGGTGTTCCCGGGTCTACAGGGAGGACCCTTGATGCATGTAATCGCCGCCAAGGCCGTCGCCTTCAAGGAGGCGTTGTCGCCGTCATTCAAGCGCTATCAGCAGCAAGTACTCACCAATGCGAAAGCCCTGGCGAGAGAATTCGTCGATCGCGGCTACAAGATTGTCTCCGGCGGAACGGATACGCACCTGATGCTCCTGAATCTCACGAACAAGGGCATCACCGGGAAAGAAGCGGATGCCGCCCTCGATGCGGCCGGGATTATCGTCAATAAGAACGCCGTTCCGTACGATGAAAAGCCACCCGCCGTAGCCAGCGGTATCCGCTTGGGGTCGCCGATCGTGTCGACGCGCGGGATGCGTGAATCGGAAATGAAGCAGATCGTCGACTTAGTCGACCGCGTCCTTCAACACAGGCAGGACCCGGCGGTGCTCGAAGAAGTTCGTGCACAGGCCAAAGCGTTGTGCGCCCGATTTCCCATCTTTCATCCCTACTAGCCAGCCGATAGCGAGAGAGCAGGGTCGCCGCCGGTGAAATGTCCGTTCTGTGATGAACTCGAAGACAAAGTCGTCGATTCTCGCATGGCCAAGGAAGGCGAGGTCATCCGCCGCCGGCGCGAGTGTCTTGGCTGTAAACGCCGCTACACCACCTACGAACGCGTCGAGGAAATTCTGCCCGTCGTCGTGAAAAAAGACGGCCGACGCGAGTCGTTCGACCGCACCAAGATCCTCGCCGGAATGAAGAAAGCGTGCGAAAAGCGGCCGATCAGCACCGGGACTATCGAAACCGTCACCGATCGGATAGAAAAACGGATTCAAGAGATGGGCGAAACGGAGATTGAAAGTCGGGTCGTGGGGGAAGAAGTCATGAAGGAGTTGCACCAGCTGGACCAGGTCGCCTATGTCCGATTTGCCTCCGTCTATCGGGAGTTCAAGGACATCGACCAATTCATGGACGAATTGAAAACGCTGGCTCAGCAACGCCGCGAACGGTAATACGTTACTCCTGGAGCCATGGTCCGTCTTCTCCGGACTCGTTCCCTCCTCTCCGATTCGACAACCATCCATTGTGATCCTGACGGACTCTGTGCAGGAAGTGCTGGACCGATGAGCAAACCGCTTCCCAAGCGTGCGAGACGGAATACGCCGACTTCAGGCGCGACGAGCGTCGCCATCATCGGCGCCGGTCGCGGTGGTACGGCATTGATGGAGATTTTTGCGAATGACCCGCTGGTGCAGATTGTGGGCGTCGCGGAACGCGATCCGGAAGCGCCGGGACTTGGATTGGCCAAACAACTCAGAATCCCGATCACCCGCGATTATCGACAGTTGTTGGCGATGGAGCGAGTCGATCTGGTCATCGATGTGTCGGGCGACGCGGATGTCTGGGTGTTTCTCCAGGATTTTCATCGCATGGGGGTGACGATCATCGGCGGTGCCAGCGCCAAGTTCATGTGGGAACTGATCGAGGCTCGGATTCGCGCAACGGCCGAGATTGAGAAGACCTTGAACAAATATCAATCCCTGTACCGGCTCTACGTGAAAGAGAGCGGAGCAGCGGTGACGGAGGAGCGGACCAGAATCGCCTGCGAGATGCATGACGGGCTGGTGCAAAGCCTGGCGGGAGTGAATTTCAAACTGGATCTCTCCCAACAACTGTTCCGGAAGAATCCAAGAGCCAGTCTGACCACCATCAAAGAGAGCAAAGCCCAACTCAAGTTGGCCATTCAGGAGGCCCGGCAGGTCATTTTCAACCTCCGGCCCTTGCACTATGACAAGATGGAATTGATTCCCGCCCTGACGAACTATTTCAAATCCTACGAGATCCAAACCCATATCACCACGAAGTTTACGGTGGCCGGGGATGAGCAGATCCTCTTTCCGCGAACGAAGATATTCCTCTTCCGGATCATTCAGGAAGCCTTGAGCAACGTTCAGAAACATGCGAAAGCCGACCGAGTCTCGATCAAACTGGACATCGCGATCGATATGTTGCATGTCACCATCACCGACAATGGGGTGGGATTCGACCTGGAAACCGTCTTGCGTGACCCTGAAAAGTGGGATCATTTCGGGATTAAGGGCATCTTGGAACGAGCGCGCCTAGTCGGAGGAGAGGGACGCGTCCAATCCAAACCGGGGAAGGGCACAAAAATCATCGTCGAGGTGCCGCTGGGTTATAAGGAGGAGAGGGGCAATGGAGAAAATTAAGGTTCTGATTTCCGATGATCACCGGGTTGTCCGGGAAGGCTTGGCCGCCATTCTCAAGACTAAGGAGGACATTCAGGTCATCGGTGAAGCGCAGGACGGGGTTGAGGCGGTGGAGAAAGCTCGTGCCCTGCTCCCGGACGTCATTTTAATGGATGTGAGCATGCCGCGTATGGGCGGTGTCGAGGCAACGAGACAGATCAAACGCGAATTTCCGCACATCGGCATCGTGGCTTTGACCATGTATGAGGAGCAGCAATACATCTTCGATCTCGTTCGTGCCGGAGCGACAGGGTACCTGCTGAAGGACTCCGAGTCGTCGCAGATCGTTGCAGCCATACGCGCGATCTATCGAGGCGAATCACTGATCCATCCCTCCGTCGCCAGCAAAATCTTGGCCGAATTCTCGTTGATGGCCCAAAAGAAGGGGAAGAAACCGGCTTGGGCTGAGCACGATTTGACTGAGCGGGAGATTACAGTGTTACGATTGGTCGCCGACGGAAAAACCAACAAGGAGATCGCGAACAACCTCGACCTCAGTGAAAAGACCGTGAAAAATCATGTCAGGAACATCTTCCACAAGCTGCAAGTCTACGACCGTACACAAGCGGCGATTCTCGCCATTCGCAAAGGACTGATCGAGCTCGATCCGAAGCGGTAGGAGGTACTGCCGCGACAAGTCCGTGGCCCGCAGCAGCCTTTTGCAACTCGTCACAGTTTCAATTCCGAGAGGAAGCCCATGGCTTATAGCTGGGGATAGATTCTCTACGGCAGGTTAGCTGAAACGGCCTTAAGAGACGAAACAGTCGTCAATATTTCTATCGGAACCCACGGGCTATGGTGATCGCGTAGGTCCTGGGGGTTCCATTCGGTGCAGTCACGGTGATCGATGCTATGGTGATCGTTCCCGGCCCATTCAATGGAATGGTCGCTTGGCCGGTCGCGGTTCCTGCGCCGGCTGTCACTGAACCGGACATCACAGCGCTCGGATCAGCTTTGGTTGCAAATAGGGTCACACTGTCGATACCACTGCCGACGGTGACGGTGTAGAGCAGGAGGCCCTGGGAAAAAGCGGGAACCAACGCGCCTGGTGTCACACTCAACGCCGACAGAGCATTCTCGCTACCGGGAGTGGCTCGATTCACGGAGATACGGTACGTTTTTGAGTCTCCATTCGGCGCAGTCACGATAATTGACACGGCGGTCGTGGTTCCTTGCCCTCCGAGCGGAATGGTCGCCTGGCCGGTTGCGGTCCCGGCAGCAGCGGACACCGACCCGGACATCACAGCATCCGAATCGGCCTTGGTTGCGGAAACGGCCACGCTGTCGATACTACTGCCGACGGTGACCGTGTAGTTCAGGGTGCTTTGGGCAAAAGCGGGAATCAACACGCCTGGGGTCACACTCAGCGCGGACAGATTGTTGTTCACTCGACTCACCGTGATGCGGTACGTCTTCGAAATTCCATTCGACGCGGTCACGGTGATCGACACCACGGTGCTCGACCCTGGCTGGCCCAACGGAATGGTCGCCTGGCCGGTTGCGGTTCCCGCCCCGGCTGCCACTGCACCGGACATGACCGCGTTCGGATCGGTTTTAGTCGCGGAGACAGTCACACTCGTGATGGCAGCGTCGACATCCGTCGTGTAGTTCAGGGTGCCTGGAACAAAAGCCGGAGCCAAGGATCCAGGTGTCACACTTAACGCCGACAGGTCGTTGTTTACTTTGCGCACAATGACCACGTAGGTGTTTTGGGTTCGGCTTGGTGCCGTCAACACGATAATGATGTTAGTTGTAGGCTGTGGGAGTGCAATGGTGCGCGCCTCTCCGGGGCTCGTGTCCTGCCCATTGATCGTCATCGTTGTTCCGCCGTCTCGAGGGGTGGCTCTTACGGTGACACTGGTGTCCGCTGTCGACACGTCGACTGTATAGGTTGTGATATCGCTGGAAAAAGCCGGATCAAGCCCTCCAGGGGTGACGCTCAGGCTGGCGAGCTGTCCCTCCGCGCTAACCGACGCCGTATCCTGGCAGCCGGAGATCCCCAAGCCGATGACAATCAGAAGGACGGCAGCAAAACATTGCCCGGCTATGGTGAACGTGCGCCCCATGTGATGCGGGTCACTTTCTCTCGATTGATGATGAGCTGTCTGTTCCGGTGAACCCAAACGGTAGGCGTAAAGGCTACGAGAGGGCTCAAAATCGGCCTCTGACGTCTTCACAAGGCCTAGTGATTGTATAGCTGATCCCATAGGTCCGGTCAACACATTGGATGAGGAGCTATGAGGATTGCGAAGGGCCCGAGGCAGGTTGTGTCGATTGCTGCGGGGTTCTCATTGTACGCTTGCCGGCGCCCAGTGTGGAATTCGGTTTGGAGAGTGATGGATTCAATAGATCCATTGGAGTCGGATCTACGAATGCGAGGACGATCCTCTAGCGGAACGGTCGGCTGACGGTGATACGGTAGGTTTTGGGGGTTCCATCCGGTGCGGTCACGGTGATTAACACCTCTGTGGTTGTTCCTAGCCCCACGGAGGCGGTCACTTGACCCGTTGAGTCCCCCGCTGCAGCGATGACCGAACCGGATGCGGACATCACGGCGTTTGGGTCAGACTTGGTTGCGGAAAGGGTCACACTGGCGACTCCGCTATCGACGTTCACAGCATACGTCACAGTGCCTGGAGCAAAGGGTGGAGCCAGGCTGCCCGATGACACAGTCAAGGCCGACAAGTTGTTGTTCGCGGACGCTGCTCGGCTCACGGTGATGCGGTAGGTCTTGGCGATTCCATTCGGGGCGGTCACGACAATGGTGATGTTCGTGTCCGATCCTGGAGCGCCGAGGGTAATGTCGCGGCCTTGGCCTGAGCTGGTTCCCTGTCCATTCACCACCATGCTCGCATTCGAGTCTGCTTTCGTGGCGGAGACGGTTACTTCGGTGACCGTGGTCGCCACGTCCGCCGAGTAGGCCGTGGTGTTTGGAGCAAAGCCAGGATCCAAGGAGCCTTGTGTCACAGACAAGGCCGACAAGTTGTTATTGCTGGCGAGCGCCGCTCGTTCAACCGTGATGCGGTAGATCTTTGAGCTCCCATTTGGAGCGGTCAGAGTGATCGACACTGAGGTGGTCGTCCCTGGTCCCCCGAGTTGAATGGATGCTTGTCCTGAAGCTGTTCCCCCCCCGGCGGTTATCGAACCGGACATCTCAGCATTTGGATCGGATTTCGTCGCGGAGACGGTCACGCTTGTGACAGCGCTCGCCACGGTCACCGTGTAGCTGATGGTGTTTTGTGCAAACGCAGGGGCCAAGGGGCCTGGCGTCACGCTCAAGGCCGATAGGTTGTTGTTGCTCGATTCCGCTCGGTTGACGACGACGACGTAGGTGTTGCGGCTTCCGCTTTGCGCCGTCAAGACGATCGTAATGCTGGTGCTGGA is a genomic window containing:
- a CDS encoding polyisoprenoid-binding protein, producing MKIRARWMRRVVITGLLMLLPLGVEAETTRWDIDPDHSTIEFRVAHMMVSKTSGRFMDYHGFVEMDADAKTFKTIEATITAESINTNHEKRDAHLRTADFLDVKQFPTMTYKMKQYQKQGDTYTVIGHFTLRGMTKEVTLIGTFNGATKDPWGNTRAGFTAQGKLNRKEFGMIWNKTLDSGGLVVGEDVEIRLDIECVKAKTP
- a CDS encoding energy transducer TonB, yielding MVHPAVTRLILACGLPIVVLGLTLLQADARADSRPAASQAFSSGKRWVTFDFAGSNHSGDIQLGQPLELSITLGGVAQGHAPLVAICESSHFQLQVVTFTPDPSSMVMKATTTLEPVPPTRLSVNPNISRLQFTFARSNEKKFERIMTRIVYVTLEPPEPPSPDKEPSPLDQNESSASDLATDQAEPLPDAIPLASGPVIEEDLLPPPSAEQPQTYWHRVSHLVSRSWSHAVRRVRHSPSSETVHVRFRLYPGGRAQLIQIEKGSGAREIDTAGIHAILHAQPFPVFPQDLGSEPIDVHVLMKTGAKGGQGSRAVINPQKPRPTSRSLKK
- the tdh gene encoding L-threonine 3-dehydrogenase translates to MQALVKTAAEPGLTLRDWADPTPGPHDAVVKVAATSLCGTDAHIYRWDEWAQKRIQPPRIIGHELCGHVVEVGREVSLVKVGDYVAAESHLTCGACFQCRTGQAHVCKNYKILGVDRDGSYAQYVVLPEGVLWHTDSGIPPELACVQEPLGNAVDAALAEDLTGHTVLITGCGPTGLFAAAVARTAGAATIIASDVSDYRLGLAKQVGVDHVLNAKTESPERVGAAILDMTGGEGVDAALEMSGNPPALHQAFRAVKNGGRVTLFGIPTGSVCFDLPNEIIFKGIRVYGITGRRLFGTWYRLAGLFKAGLDIRPVVTHSFPLREFATGFELIQSGQCGKVVLFP
- a CDS encoding glycine C-acetyltransferase, with product MAYHSLKASLQTQLADIRARGLYKVERRLLSPQGADIRVAQGHALNLCANNYLGLANHPAIVQAAHKGLETYGYGMASVRFICGTQDLHKQLEQAVSEFLGTEDSILYSSCFDANGGLFEVLVDEHDAVISDALNHASLIDGIRLCKAKRFRYAHSNMAELEARLQDSSDCRLRLVATDGVFSMDGDLAKLDQIVELAERYDAAVVVDDSHATGVLGPKGRGTPAHFGVADRIEIVTSTLGKTLGGATGGFTSGKAEVVELLRQRSRPYLFSNALPPPVAAGALCALDLVQQGDHLRESIRANAAFFREQLASLGFRLVPGEHPIIPVMLGDAVLATSMAEALLKEGVYVVGFSYPVVPQGQARIRTQMSAAHTTDQLKQAVEAFARVGRSLGVIR
- a CDS encoding 50S ribosomal protein L9; this translates as MKVILQETMEGVGHLGDLINVADGFARNYLLPRRKAVEADGRSIKAFEHVKRVAAEKAKKEKLEIESYAKKVSAVALTIEAQVGKDDKMFGSVTAKDIAEGLAAQGVTVDRRKIQLAHPIKELGTVAVPIKMPRDVTATVTVRVVKKEEPEETPA
- a CDS encoding serine hydroxymethyltransferase, giving the protein MLGDAIGSWDALKTADPEVCAAIQAEEVRQREKLLLIASENFASPAVLAAQGSLLTNKYAEGYPGKRYYGGCQHADTVEDLAIQRCKEIFGAEHVNVQPHSGSQANMAAYLSVLKAGDTILGMDLAQGGHLTHGSKVNFSGLLFRVFSYGVDRQTEIIDYDAVQKIAEECRPRMIVVGASAYARVLDFPRFQRIAKSVGAYLLVDIAHIAGLIAAGLHPNPVPYADFVTTTTHKTLRGPRGGVTMCKAEHAKAVDKLVFPGLQGGPLMHVIAAKAVAFKEALSPSFKRYQQQVLTNAKALAREFVDRGYKIVSGGTDTHLMLLNLTNKGITGKEADAALDAAGIIVNKNAVPYDEKPPAVASGIRLGSPIVSTRGMRESEMKQIVDLVDRVLQHRQDPAVLEEVRAQAKALCARFPIFHPY
- the nrdR gene encoding transcriptional repressor NrdR gives rise to the protein MKCPFCDELEDKVVDSRMAKEGEVIRRRRECLGCKRRYTTYERVEEILPVVVKKDGRRESFDRTKILAGMKKACEKRPISTGTIETVTDRIEKRIQEMGETEIESRVVGEEVMKELHQLDQVAYVRFASVYREFKDIDQFMDELKTLAQQRRER
- a CDS encoding response regulator transcription factor, which gives rise to MEKIKVLISDDHRVVREGLAAILKTKEDIQVIGEAQDGVEAVEKARALLPDVILMDVSMPRMGGVEATRQIKREFPHIGIVALTMYEEQQYIFDLVRAGATGYLLKDSESSQIVAAIRAIYRGESLIHPSVASKILAEFSLMAQKKGKKPAWAEHDLTEREITVLRLVADGKTNKEIANNLDLSEKTVKNHVRNIFHKLQVYDRTQAAILAIRKGLIELDPKR
- a CDS encoding cadherin-like beta sandwich domain-containing protein, with product MGRTFTIAGQCFAAVLLIVIGLGISGCQDTASVSAEGQLASLSVTPGGLDPAFSSDITTYTVDVSTADTSVTVRATPRDGGTTMTINGQDTSPGEARTIALPQPTTNIIIVLTAPSRTQNTYVVIVRKVNNDLSALSVTPGSLAPAFVPGTLNYTTDVDAAITSVTVSATKTDPNAVMSGAVAAGAGTATGQATIPLGQPGSSTVVSITVTASNGISKTYRITVSRVNNNLSALSVTPGVLIPAFAQSTLNYTVTVGSSIDSVAVSATKADSDAVMSGSVSAAAGTATGQATIPLGGQGTTTAVSIIVTAPNGDSKTYRISVNRATPGSENALSALSVTPGALVPAFSQGLLLYTVTVGSGIDSVTLFATKADPSAVMSGSVTAGAGTATGQATIPLNGPGTITIASITVTAPNGTPRTYAITIARGFR
- a CDS encoding cadherin-like beta sandwich domain-containing protein, with translation MGRRIPFITHGLAIALILAIGFIFYGCQDTGSISDEPEARLSSLSVSPGVLRPAFSSNTVSYEVDVSTTVTSVTVTATPEDNTTTMTINGTATGAGQGRTITLGDPGSRTNITISLTAQSGSRNTYVVIVNRPASNNSDLSALRVTPGALSPAFAPSTSSYTVDVASTVTGVSVVATPEDNTTTMTINGVATGVGQGRTVMLGSLGSSTSITIVLTAQSGSRNTYVVVVNRAESSNNNLSALSVTPGPLAPAFAQNTISYTVTVASAVTSVTVSATKSDPNAEMSGSITAGGGTASGQASIQLGGPGTTTSVSITLTAPNGSSKIYRITVERAALASNNNLSALSVTQGSLDPGFAPNTTAYSADVATTVTEVTVSATKADSNASMVVNGQGTSSGQGRDITLGAPGSDTNITIVVTAPNGIAKTYRITVSRAASANNNLSALTVSSGSLAPPFAPGTVTYAVNVDSGVASVTLSATKSDPNAVMSASGSVIAAAGDSTGQVTASVGLGTTTEVLITVTAPDGTPKTYRITVSRPFR